A single genomic interval of Spirosoma linguale DSM 74 harbors:
- a CDS encoding two component regulator propeller domain protein (KEGG: hypothetical protein), giving the protein MKLYRSVYQWAMLCAAGLLIGGCWPGRSLGQKRIPLSGVYVDQPFEQEYHEAYPIGAAGSDIDVRSLVVDHQSTVWIATASGVFQKKVNQSNWLPVPGMDNGPVYAVAVDTKSAVWLGTWNGLYKYKDRTLERITGPDSPVSAICPSREGTYALGPQGVWLITDQACQKKAYRLPRSIRQAISDGSGGLWVATDVGLYHATDAGTRVFQKNDDLLSASVRGIAFDGRRNLWVGGLGGVTVLTQGKKSRALTPQQGIPSIFVRCVEQSPDGSMWVGTEVGIVRYRPDGSHSLRFTRRWLLDDHVNDMAFDAQGTAWIATEKGVSAIRKKSMTLAGKQDYFYDVLMKRHIRAPWIAGQCRLTTPGDVSTWAPDDDDNDGEYTSNYLAMECFRYAATKAPDAKGKARKAFQFLQLLQEVTGTDGFFARTVVPADWTEIDDGNRTFTDRERADELVKEPRFKPVSVRWRKSKDGKWLWKGDTSSDELCGHMMGYYFYYELVADEAEKKVVRAHISRLVNHLIAHNFTLTDIDGTPTRWGVWSPDLLNRDPDWAPDRNQNSMELLAFLKLAYYTTGNVTYEHHYRRLIDREGYLANMANISRQNPAWFIYFDVILAAYVYPILIRCEKDPKLRAFYENHMDTWLTKRRADKNPLINFLYCYSRNKQVELIPSVNFLVDTPLDLVNWTVDHTRREDVKLIRTPVLDELQVDKLPPASIRTVVRWDKNPWAAVNGTPDIEREPVFWLLPYWMGRYLTMIR; this is encoded by the coding sequence ATGAAGCTGTACCGATCCGTTTATCAATGGGCTATGCTCTGTGCTGCGGGGCTGCTGATCGGCGGCTGTTGGCCCGGCCGTTCGCTGGGTCAGAAACGTATACCGCTCTCCGGCGTATACGTCGACCAGCCCTTTGAGCAGGAATACCACGAGGCTTACCCAATTGGTGCCGCCGGAAGCGATATAGATGTCCGCAGCCTTGTCGTAGACCACCAGTCTACCGTCTGGATTGCTACAGCCTCGGGTGTATTCCAGAAAAAAGTGAATCAGTCCAACTGGCTTCCCGTTCCGGGAATGGATAACGGACCTGTTTATGCAGTAGCGGTCGATACGAAGTCGGCTGTCTGGCTGGGCACCTGGAATGGCCTCTATAAGTACAAAGACCGGACACTTGAGCGTATTACAGGCCCTGATTCGCCCGTTTCGGCCATTTGTCCGTCGCGGGAAGGAACCTATGCCCTCGGGCCACAGGGCGTATGGCTTATTACAGATCAGGCATGTCAGAAAAAAGCCTATCGGTTACCCCGCTCTATTCGACAGGCAATTTCCGATGGCAGCGGTGGCTTGTGGGTAGCTACCGATGTTGGGCTTTATCATGCTACCGATGCCGGTACCAGGGTATTTCAGAAAAATGATGATTTGTTGAGTGCCTCCGTGAGAGGCATTGCCTTTGATGGCCGCCGGAATCTCTGGGTTGGTGGCCTGGGGGGCGTAACGGTGCTGACACAGGGCAAAAAAAGCCGGGCGCTTACCCCGCAACAGGGTATTCCGTCCATCTTTGTGCGCTGCGTAGAGCAGTCGCCGGATGGGAGTATGTGGGTGGGTACGGAGGTAGGCATTGTGCGCTATCGGCCAGACGGCAGTCATTCCCTGCGGTTCACGCGCCGGTGGCTGCTGGACGATCACGTAAACGACATGGCGTTCGATGCGCAGGGCACCGCCTGGATTGCTACCGAAAAAGGGGTCAGCGCCATTCGAAAGAAGTCCATGACACTGGCTGGCAAGCAGGACTATTTCTACGATGTGCTCATGAAACGGCATATTCGCGCGCCCTGGATTGCCGGACAATGTCGCTTGACAACCCCCGGCGATGTTAGCACCTGGGCACCCGACGACGACGATAACGATGGCGAATATACCAGTAACTACCTGGCCATGGAATGCTTCCGGTACGCAGCTACGAAGGCTCCGGATGCGAAGGGAAAAGCCCGGAAAGCCTTTCAGTTTCTGCAATTACTTCAGGAAGTAACCGGAACCGACGGCTTCTTTGCCCGCACGGTCGTTCCGGCAGACTGGACGGAAATCGACGATGGCAACCGCACCTTCACCGACCGGGAACGGGCCGACGAATTGGTGAAAGAACCCCGATTCAAACCCGTTTCCGTACGCTGGCGAAAATCGAAAGATGGCAAATGGCTCTGGAAAGGCGATACCAGCAGCGATGAGCTTTGCGGCCATATGATGGGCTACTATTTCTACTACGAACTGGTTGCCGACGAAGCCGAAAAGAAAGTTGTTCGGGCGCATATTTCCCGATTGGTAAATCACCTGATCGCCCATAACTTCACCCTGACAGACATTGACGGTACGCCTACCCGCTGGGGCGTATGGTCGCCGGATTTGTTGAACCGCGACCCGGACTGGGCACCCGACCGCAACCAGAATTCGATGGAGTTGCTGGCCTTTCTCAAACTGGCCTACTACACAACCGGCAACGTCACTTACGAGCATCACTACCGCCGGTTGATCGACCGGGAAGGGTATTTGGCCAATATGGCTAACATTAGTCGGCAGAATCCGGCCTGGTTCATTTACTTCGATGTGATTCTGGCGGCTTATGTGTATCCAATCCTGATTCGCTGCGAGAAAGACCCTAAACTCCGGGCCTTCTACGAGAACCACATGGACACGTGGTTGACAAAACGCCGGGCTGACAAAAACCCGCTGATCAATTTTTTGTATTGTTACTCCCGAAATAAGCAGGTGGAACTCATACCATCCGTCAATTTCCTGGTCGATACGCCCCTCGACCTGGTCAACTGGACGGTTGACCACACCAGACGCGAGGATGTAAAACTGATACGAACACCCGTACTGGACGAACTTCAGGTGGACAAACTCCCCCCGGCCAGCATTCGCACCGTGGTACGCTGGGACAAAAACCCCTGGGCGGCCGTAAATGGCACACCCGATATTGAACGAGAACCTGTCTTCTGGCTACTACCGTACTGGATGGGCCGTTATTTAACCATGATTCGCTAA
- a CDS encoding RNA polymerase, sigma-24 subunit, ECF subfamily (TIGRFAM: RNA polymerase sigma-70 factor; RNA polymerase sigma factor, sigma-70 family~PFAM: Sigma-70 region 4 type 2; sigma-70 region 2 domain protein; sigma-70 region 4 domain protein~KEGG: tmz:Tmz1t_1920 RNA polymerase, sigma-24 subunit, ECF subfamily) yields MNSTYPLESILGSVIQGDQAAFAKLYRHYRLPALKFCLYLVKDQEEAENMIHDVFIKIWERRAQINPGLNFNSYLFTCLRNMAFDYLKQVEKSQLLRQRYMEQMQSVPEEPDDQEARLQQLEVAISSLSEKRKMILLLNVEGGKSYQEIAEMLRISKNTVKNQLVKAKQLLREKLDFAIS; encoded by the coding sequence ATGAACAGCACCTATCCTCTTGAATCCATCCTTGGCAGCGTCATTCAGGGCGACCAGGCTGCATTTGCAAAACTCTACCGGCATTACCGTTTGCCAGCCCTCAAATTCTGCCTGTATCTGGTAAAGGACCAGGAGGAGGCCGAGAATATGATTCATGACGTATTCATAAAAATCTGGGAGCGACGTGCCCAAATTAATCCAGGGCTGAACTTCAATTCCTATTTATTTACCTGCCTTCGAAATATGGCGTTCGATTACCTGAAGCAGGTTGAAAAAAGCCAGCTCCTCCGGCAACGCTATATGGAACAGATGCAGAGCGTTCCGGAAGAGCCCGACGATCAGGAAGCCCGCCTTCAGCAGCTCGAAGTAGCGATCAGCTCGCTTTCCGAAAAGCGAAAGATGATTTTACTCCTGAATGTAGAGGGCGGTAAGTCGTATCAGGAGATTGCCGAAATGCTGCGTATTTCAAAAAACACCGTTAAAAATCAGCTAGTAAAAGCAAAACAGCTCCTGCGCGAAAAGCTCGATTTCGCGATCTCTTAA
- a CDS encoding TonB-dependent receptor plug (PFAM: TonB-dependent receptor plug; TonB-dependent receptor~KEGG: mxa:MXAN_4746 TonB-dependent receptor), which translates to MKPLSTFQLILRKTLAIALLMGVCAVHALANGPAKSKPARMITGNVTLGVNNQAVAGVNVLVKGTQLGTVTDQRGNYAITVNADNAVLVYSFIGYKTQEITVGNRSVIDVALVENNEVLGEVVVTALGIKREARSLGYAVGEVQGKDLSRVAQENVLNSLAGRVPGVQISSTGPSGSSVSMIIRGAKSLNTDNQPLFVVDGVPVANSLNNVSQIGNDNRVDYGNAISDINPDDVENISILKGPSAAALYGSRAANGVVLITTKSGSKSQKMTVSVTSNTVFDQPYKYLKMSSKFATGILPFTPENNPYPGGILQIDESSSGGVGPELDKGYNAIQWNSPIGPDGKKIPTPLVSHPNNIRDFVRTGITSTNGVSISNNSEKVTYRLSYSNMSSRGIVPNSDLFKNTLAINTSVRVNDKLTLSTNLDFSRNNSNNRPAGERGTNPLQWAYAVGPHIDINDLRDYWVPGKEGLQQKSQSIGNYNNPYFLAYEVNNSYVRDRVFGNLKAEWQLTPDIKLMGRYALDTYSEQRETKIAKSYTGEPNGAYGLINLKRYERNADFLATYTKRINALSVVVSAGGNNRYSQSSDLNNSSRNGAGLVIPGLYTIQNIAPNNLQYSNYLYKKAIYSVYGTANLGFKDMIYLDLTARNDWSSTLPVDNRSYFYPSASLSVLLNEMIHMPNTVDLFKIRGGVAQVGNDANPYSLFATLGDAGAWNGVTRLTKSGSILLPNLKPEIATSYEVGIDYNMFRNRLRFSGTYYTSENRNQILPSQIASSSGFTTKNINAGLLESRGVELSLGGTLVDKGGLRWDLTTNFTKNTTRIKELAEGIPYYTLWTDAKGGAWTYVGDKVGDIYDAEIITVTDKNSPYFGYPILDNDGSWQSKSASTSKNKIGNFNPNFILGAQSSLSYKGFTLNFSLDWRSGGNFVSQTYRYMESDLRSQRFLDNLINPGGRTGDALRNWLVENADKYIKIQGNNFPIVGGPTSAYGGYPFEFGGKTYAYGVFNPGVLAQYDDKGNIIGYTENLGGADTKIIPYGDNYPWSFTRAATFDASFVKLREISLGYDLPAKFVKSIGLQNASFSVYSRNIILWTAAKINVDPEMAFQPQASPQAGTQFKQGIERYNVTPWVIPVGFRLGLTF; encoded by the coding sequence ATGAAACCACTTTCTACATTTCAGCTGATTCTGAGGAAAACGCTGGCCATCGCTCTGCTGATGGGGGTTTGCGCTGTGCATGCACTGGCCAACGGACCAGCTAAGAGCAAACCGGCCCGAATGATCACCGGAAACGTTACCCTGGGCGTGAACAACCAGGCTGTGGCGGGCGTCAATGTGCTGGTAAAAGGCACCCAGCTCGGAACCGTGACCGACCAGCGGGGCAATTACGCAATTACCGTAAATGCCGATAATGCGGTGCTCGTTTATTCGTTCATCGGCTACAAAACCCAGGAGATTACCGTCGGCAATCGGTCGGTCATTGATGTGGCGCTGGTCGAGAACAACGAAGTGCTGGGCGAAGTAGTCGTTACGGCGCTGGGTATCAAGCGTGAAGCCCGCTCGCTGGGGTATGCCGTGGGCGAGGTGCAGGGCAAAGACCTTAGCCGGGTAGCGCAGGAAAACGTGCTTAACTCACTGGCCGGTCGCGTGCCGGGCGTACAGATCAGCTCAACGGGACCGTCGGGCTCGTCGGTGAGCATGATTATTCGCGGGGCTAAATCCCTCAATACCGACAACCAGCCGCTGTTTGTTGTGGATGGGGTTCCAGTGGCCAACTCCCTCAACAACGTCAGCCAGATTGGTAACGATAACCGCGTCGATTACGGAAACGCTATTTCCGACATCAACCCCGACGATGTGGAGAACATATCCATCCTGAAAGGTCCCAGCGCGGCTGCCCTGTACGGCTCTCGGGCGGCTAACGGCGTGGTGCTGATCACGACCAAGAGTGGTTCTAAATCGCAGAAGATGACCGTATCGGTTACGTCGAATACCGTTTTTGACCAGCCTTACAAGTACCTGAAAATGAGTTCCAAATTTGCTACCGGTATCCTGCCGTTTACGCCGGAAAACAACCCCTATCCGGGCGGGATCCTGCAAATCGACGAGAGTTCGTCGGGGGGCGTTGGCCCCGAACTGGACAAAGGCTATAACGCCATCCAGTGGAACAGCCCCATAGGTCCCGATGGTAAGAAAATTCCCACACCCCTGGTGTCGCACCCCAACAACATTCGGGATTTCGTTCGAACCGGCATTACCAGCACCAACGGGGTGTCTATTTCCAATAACTCGGAGAAGGTTACCTACCGACTGTCGTATTCCAACATGAGCAGCCGGGGTATTGTGCCTAACTCCGATCTATTCAAGAATACGCTGGCGATCAACACATCGGTGCGTGTCAATGATAAACTGACGCTGAGCACAAACCTCGACTTCAGCCGCAACAACTCCAACAACCGGCCCGCCGGTGAGCGGGGCACCAACCCACTGCAATGGGCATATGCCGTTGGTCCCCACATCGACATCAATGACCTCCGGGATTACTGGGTGCCTGGCAAAGAAGGGCTGCAGCAGAAGTCGCAAAGCATTGGCAACTACAATAACCCCTACTTCCTGGCCTACGAGGTCAACAACAGCTACGTACGCGACCGGGTGTTTGGTAACCTCAAAGCCGAATGGCAGCTTACACCCGACATTAAGCTGATGGGCCGCTACGCACTCGATACCTACTCAGAGCAGCGGGAAACCAAGATTGCCAAGAGCTACACGGGTGAACCCAATGGGGCTTACGGTCTGATCAACCTGAAACGGTACGAACGCAACGCCGACTTCCTGGCTACCTACACCAAGCGAATCAATGCATTGAGCGTAGTAGTATCGGCCGGGGGAAACAACCGGTATTCGCAGTCGTCCGATCTGAACAACAGCAGCCGAAACGGTGCCGGGTTGGTTATTCCGGGGCTTTATACCATTCAGAATATAGCGCCAAACAACCTGCAATACAGCAATTACTTGTATAAGAAGGCCATTTACAGCGTTTACGGAACGGCAAATTTGGGCTTTAAAGACATGATCTACCTCGACTTGACCGCCCGTAACGACTGGTCGAGTACGCTGCCGGTCGACAATCGGTCGTACTTCTACCCCTCGGCTTCGCTGAGTGTGCTGCTCAATGAAATGATCCATATGCCCAATACCGTCGATCTGTTCAAGATTCGGGGTGGTGTTGCGCAGGTGGGTAACGATGCCAACCCATACAGCCTGTTTGCTACCCTGGGCGATGCCGGTGCCTGGAACGGCGTAACCCGCCTGACCAAATCGGGCAGTATCCTGCTGCCAAATCTGAAACCGGAAATTGCCACATCCTACGAAGTAGGTATCGACTACAACATGTTCCGAAACCGGTTGCGGTTCTCGGGAACATATTATACGTCGGAAAACCGAAACCAGATTCTGCCATCGCAGATTGCGTCGTCGTCCGGTTTTACGACCAAGAATATCAACGCCGGGTTGCTCGAAAGCCGGGGTGTTGAACTTTCGCTGGGCGGTACACTGGTCGACAAAGGCGGGCTGCGCTGGGACCTGACCACGAACTTCACCAAAAACACGACCCGTATCAAGGAACTGGCAGAGGGTATACCGTACTATACGCTGTGGACCGATGCCAAGGGCGGTGCCTGGACCTACGTGGGCGATAAAGTGGGCGACATCTACGATGCCGAAATCATTACCGTAACCGACAAAAATTCGCCTTATTTTGGTTACCCCATTCTGGATAACGACGGTTCGTGGCAGAGCAAGAGTGCGTCGACGTCCAAAAATAAAATCGGGAACTTCAACCCCAACTTCATCCTGGGCGCACAGAGTTCACTTTCGTACAAAGGCTTCACCCTTAACTTCTCGCTCGACTGGCGGTCGGGTGGTAATTTCGTATCGCAGACGTACCGCTACATGGAATCCGACCTGCGTTCGCAGCGGTTTTTGGATAACCTGATCAACCCCGGTGGCCGAACCGGCGATGCGCTCCGCAACTGGCTGGTCGAGAATGCCGATAAGTACATCAAAATTCAGGGTAATAACTTCCCGATTGTGGGCGGACCAACCAGTGCATACGGCGGATATCCGTTTGAGTTCGGGGGTAAAACGTATGCGTATGGCGTGTTCAATCCGGGCGTTCTGGCGCAGTACGATGACAAAGGCAACATAATCGGTTATACCGAAAACCTGGGTGGCGCGGATACTAAAATCATTCCGTATGGCGATAACTACCCCTGGAGCTTTACCCGCGCGGCTACCTTCGATGCCTCGTTTGTAAAATTGCGGGAGATTTCGCTGGGCTACGACCTGCCCGCCAAATTCGTTAAGTCCATTGGCTTGCAGAATGCCAGTTTCTCGGTCTATAGCCGCAACATTATCCTCTGGACCGCTGCCAAGATCAATGTCGATCCCGAAATGGCTTTCCAGCCGCAGGCCAGTCCGCAGGCAGGTACTCAGTTCAAACAGGGCATCGAACGCTACAACGTAACTCCCTGGGTTATTCCGGTTGGTTTCAGACTCGGTCTCACGTTCTAA
- a CDS encoding hypothetical protein (KEGG: acp:A2cp1_4362 hypothetical protein), with protein sequence MRSPTMFLAYMKKLVVVLILFGLTVVSVSAQVFKAGAAVRLITPSPLLPVSGGIGTPKKAVETKGELFVRACVFERGSTRIAIVSVDNLGWPSVLGNKSRALIKGIPPENILIGATHTHSGPDAYGFPNEKGESFADLPYLDKCVHAIADAVNEALATASPATLKIAVGDAKGQIAYNYYAPALYDPRCGVIQAVATSGSTAGKPIVTLVNYAIHPEVIGSDRGILSPDLCGPLCQRIESKAGGVALFMNGAQGGMVTADNRREGGKEANTWEECTRIGELLADEALRIVTPAEPQANPTVFCTVRNVSFPIESDVMKYIVKNSPLKYPVATGDKVVAQVNLLNVGSAQILTIPGEALPNIGYYIKRHMHAPVPLLFGLTNDAFGYMLTKVDFNSFKRYEYISRTSLGENTAEIYIEEALKLIAGSPKADGYK encoded by the coding sequence ATGCGGTCCCCTACAATGTTTTTAGCCTACATGAAAAAACTCGTCGTTGTCCTCATCCTTTTCGGCCTGACGGTCGTTTCCGTTTCCGCTCAGGTCTTTAAGGCAGGGGCGGCCGTCCGGCTGATTACCCCCAGTCCGTTGCTGCCCGTTTCCGGGGGCATTGGCACGCCTAAAAAAGCCGTCGAGACAAAAGGGGAGCTGTTCGTTCGGGCCTGTGTTTTTGAACGGGGGAGTACACGTATCGCCATCGTCAGCGTCGATAACCTCGGCTGGCCATCGGTACTGGGCAACAAATCGAGAGCGCTCATCAAGGGAATTCCGCCCGAAAACATTCTCATCGGTGCTACCCATACGCATAGTGGACCCGATGCGTATGGTTTTCCGAACGAGAAAGGTGAGTCGTTTGCCGATCTTCCGTATCTGGACAAGTGCGTACACGCCATCGCCGATGCCGTCAATGAAGCCCTGGCAACGGCGAGTCCGGCTACCCTGAAAATTGCGGTTGGCGATGCCAAAGGGCAAATCGCCTACAACTATTACGCTCCGGCATTGTATGATCCTCGCTGTGGGGTCATTCAGGCTGTGGCCACATCCGGTTCAACGGCCGGAAAACCCATTGTCACGCTGGTTAACTACGCCATTCACCCGGAGGTGATCGGCTCTGATCGGGGTATCCTCAGCCCGGATCTGTGCGGGCCACTTTGCCAGCGAATCGAGTCGAAAGCGGGGGGCGTGGCCCTGTTCATGAACGGCGCTCAGGGCGGCATGGTCACGGCTGATAATCGAAGGGAAGGCGGTAAGGAAGCCAATACCTGGGAGGAATGTACCCGCATTGGCGAACTGCTGGCCGACGAAGCCTTACGTATTGTGACCCCCGCTGAGCCACAAGCGAATCCAACGGTATTCTGTACCGTTCGAAACGTTTCGTTCCCCATCGAGTCGGACGTTATGAAATATATTGTCAAGAACTCACCGCTGAAGTACCCCGTAGCTACCGGAGACAAGGTGGTAGCTCAGGTAAACCTCCTCAACGTTGGCAGTGCGCAGATACTGACCATTCCCGGCGAAGCCCTGCCAAACATCGGGTATTATATAAAACGACACATGCATGCCCCTGTGCCTTTGTTGTTCGGTCTGACAAACGACGCCTTTGGGTATATGCTCACCAAAGTGGACTTCAATAGTTTTAAACGGTACGAGTATATCAGCCGGACCAGTCTGGGGGAGAACACCGCTGAAATTTATATAGAAGAAGCCCTTAAGTTAATTGCCGGTTCGCCAAAAGCAGATGGCTATAAATAG
- a CDS encoding PhoPQ-activated pathogenicity-related protein PqaA type (PFAM: PhoPQ-activated pathogenicity-related protein PqaA type~KEGG: noc:Noc_1356 hypothetical protein), translating to MKLNRFKTVALAGLLGISTLFSFDLPAPADGITPATALESYLKNGDQSFKWEVKDTYTYGDITAYEVMLTSQKWREHIWKHQLTVMVPKELSQDGALLFITGGSLKEGEPRWNGREDGFNRAMSTLATKNKAIVAVLRQTPNQPLYDNLTEDALISYTLHQFKKDGDYSWPLLFPMTKSAVRAMDAVQELAKQTLHKDVNRFVVSGASKRGWTTWLTGASDKRVVAIAPMVIDILNMPVNLDYQMKVWNKYSEQIEDYVKIGIPQTVHSKEGAAINQMIDPYSYRKKLTMPKMLIMGTNDEYWTVDAVKHYIGQIPGENFIHYVPNVGHDLGDKRQALEALNAFFGTTLTRQPYPACQWTVTTTKTGVNLTVKATADLLEDAVIWSANSTDMIFQDEKWAGKSLGVKNKGTVTLTDMYPASGFRAFYVDLKYKSPTGGTYTESTRMFVTDNDEIFLK from the coding sequence ATGAAATTGAATCGATTCAAAACAGTTGCCCTCGCTGGTCTCCTTGGTATCAGTACCCTTTTTTCCTTTGATCTGCCCGCACCCGCCGACGGTATTACTCCGGCGACTGCGCTGGAAAGCTACCTGAAAAATGGTGACCAGTCGTTCAAGTGGGAGGTGAAAGACACGTACACCTATGGCGACATCACTGCCTATGAAGTGATGCTCACCTCCCAGAAATGGCGGGAACACATCTGGAAGCACCAGTTAACCGTGATGGTGCCGAAGGAACTCAGTCAGGATGGGGCTTTGCTGTTCATTACAGGCGGGTCGCTCAAAGAAGGTGAACCCAGATGGAACGGCCGCGAGGATGGATTCAACCGGGCCATGAGCACGCTGGCTACGAAAAACAAAGCTATCGTGGCCGTACTTCGGCAAACGCCCAACCAGCCGCTGTACGATAACCTGACGGAAGATGCCCTGATCTCGTACACCCTGCATCAGTTTAAAAAAGACGGGGATTATTCCTGGCCGCTGCTGTTTCCAATGACGAAAAGCGCCGTTCGGGCCATGGACGCTGTGCAGGAACTGGCCAAACAGACGTTGCATAAAGACGTGAACCGCTTCGTTGTGTCGGGTGCCTCCAAACGCGGCTGGACCACCTGGCTCACGGGTGCCAGCGATAAACGGGTGGTGGCCATTGCCCCCATGGTGATCGACATTCTGAACATGCCGGTTAATCTGGATTACCAGATGAAGGTCTGGAACAAATACAGCGAACAGATCGAAGACTATGTAAAAATTGGTATTCCGCAAACGGTACACAGCAAGGAAGGAGCGGCCATCAACCAGATGATCGACCCCTATTCGTACCGGAAGAAGCTGACCATGCCCAAAATGCTTATTATGGGCACTAACGATGAGTACTGGACGGTCGATGCCGTTAAACACTACATTGGCCAGATTCCGGGTGAGAATTTCATTCATTACGTTCCGAACGTGGGGCATGATCTGGGCGACAAACGGCAGGCGCTGGAAGCCCTGAACGCGTTCTTCGGAACAACCCTGACCCGGCAACCTTACCCGGCCTGCCAGTGGACCGTTACGACGACCAAAACAGGGGTGAACCTGACCGTAAAAGCCACGGCCGATCTGCTCGAAGACGCCGTCATCTGGTCGGCCAATTCAACGGATATGATTTTTCAGGACGAGAAATGGGCCGGTAAAAGCCTGGGAGTGAAGAATAAAGGAACCGTTACCCTAACGGATATGTATCCGGCATCGGGTTTCCGGGCATTTTACGTCGATTTGAAGTATAAATCGCCAACGGGAGGCACTTACACGGAAAGTACCCGGATGTTCGTAACCGACAATGACGAGATTTTCCTGAAGTAA
- a CDS encoding MORN repeat-containing protein (PFAM: MORN repeat-containing protein~SMART: MORN repeat-containing protein~KEGG: hypothetical protein), giving the protein MPVRAALALSSVFLTTAFAVPLFAQTPPTTLPFASGAFICSYTGGKVSPDVICSPTTSSNRHAENVVDRILKPIGLMRNFKVIECSNTDNCFATVLKGQRFIVYDGAFMQQIEEETETDWSAISIMAHEIGHHLQGHTIDGRGGQPIKEIEADKFSGFVLHQLGASLEDATVAVRALGDDHATSTHPAKPARIEAIRKGWLEAEAMYPKSRTVIKTPTAMAPKPINTAPAAAARPVVTPTKTPSQPSDNRAMVGCVSGDCEDGTGVFVYPTRERYAGEFEEGDKHGEGVEYYADGKVKYKGNFRDNLRSDYGVYYYRNGDKYAGWFKNNVPNGKGTYFFADGDKIEATFKNGQPVQ; this is encoded by the coding sequence ATGCCTGTGAGAGCGGCTTTAGCGTTATCCTCTGTTTTTCTGACAACGGCCTTTGCCGTACCCTTGTTTGCCCAGACACCCCCAACAACCTTACCCTTTGCGTCCGGCGCGTTCATTTGCAGCTATACGGGCGGCAAAGTGAGTCCAGACGTTATCTGCTCGCCTACGACCTCCTCAAACCGCCACGCAGAGAATGTCGTTGACCGCATCCTGAAACCCATCGGGCTGATGCGGAACTTCAAAGTCATTGAGTGCTCCAACACCGACAACTGCTTTGCCACCGTGCTGAAAGGCCAGCGATTCATTGTCTACGATGGCGCGTTCATGCAGCAGATCGAAGAGGAAACTGAAACCGACTGGTCGGCGATCAGCATCATGGCGCACGAAATCGGGCACCATTTGCAAGGCCACACCATCGACGGGCGGGGTGGTCAGCCGATAAAAGAAATCGAAGCCGACAAATTCTCGGGCTTTGTGCTGCATCAGTTAGGGGCGTCGCTGGAAGACGCCACCGTGGCCGTCAGAGCACTCGGCGACGACCATGCCACCTCAACGCACCCGGCCAAACCGGCCCGCATCGAGGCCATCCGAAAAGGGTGGCTGGAGGCAGAAGCCATGTACCCCAAAAGCCGAACGGTCATAAAAACGCCAACGGCTATGGCCCCCAAACCCATCAATACGGCGCCCGCTGCCGCAGCCCGGCCCGTTGTGACACCCACCAAAACACCGAGCCAGCCGTCTGACAATCGGGCAATGGTGGGCTGTGTGTCGGGCGATTGCGAAGATGGAACGGGCGTGTTCGTTTATCCAACCCGCGAGCGTTACGCCGGTGAGTTTGAAGAGGGCGATAAACACGGCGAAGGCGTCGAATATTACGCCGACGGTAAGGTGAAATACAAAGGCAATTTCCGCGATAACCTCCGCTCGGACTACGGCGTTTATTACTACCGAAACGGCGATAAATACGCGGGCTGGTTTAAGAATAACGTGCCCAACGGCAAAGGCACCTACTTTTTTGCCGATGGCGACAAAATTGAAGCAACCTTTAAAAATGGTCAGCCCGTTCAGTAA